One Nicotiana tomentosiformis chromosome 4, ASM39032v3, whole genome shotgun sequence genomic window carries:
- the LOC104086742 gene encoding uncharacterized protein: protein MIPLTSTSAVLIPTPPKSSLLPTLQPGLRKKLNLRNGTNCKCRAEFANNDATIAVAIGVCVLSSLVFPSPTNYSEPDDDDGESVIDSGDARFTVMAIISLIPYFNWLSWVFAWLDTGKLRYAIFALVYLAPYVRSNLSLSPEDSWLPIVSILLCIFHVQADTNDQKNLLPPPPQEEKISRSIISTRPPPDLNEDGDDHTAL from the coding sequence ATGATTCCTCTGACTTCCACTTCAGCAGTACTTATTCCGACTCCTCCAAAATCCTCACTTTTACCAACTCTCCAACCTGGCCTCCGCAAAAAGCTAAATCTGAGAAATGGAACTAATTGCAAGTGCAGGGCAGAGTTTGCAAATAACGACGCTACTATTGCCGTGGCTATCGGTGTCTGCGTTCTCAGCTCGTTGGTTTTCCCGAGTCCGACTAATTACTCGGAGCCGGATGACGACGACGGTGAGTCCGTGATTGATTCTGGTGATGCGAGGTTTACTGTGATGGCAATTATCAGCTTAATTCCGTATTTTAATTGGTTGAGTTGGGTTTTCGCGTGGTTGGATACTGGGAAACTGCGTTATGCTATTTTTGCTCTTGTGTATTTGGCTCCATATGTAAGATCCAATCTCTCTTTATCTCCTGAAGATAGCTGGCTACCAATTGTTAGCATCCTCTTGTGCATCTTCCACGTTCAGGCCGATACAAATGATCAAAAAAACTTATTGCCTCCTCCACCACAGGAGGAGAAGATAAGCAGGTCCATAATTTCCACAAGGCCGCCGCCTGACTTgaatgaagatggagatgatCATACTGCTCTTTAA